The segment GGGCCGCCTCGCTCAAGGTGACCTCGGCCTCCTCGGCTCGCCTGCGCAGGAGGTCGTACGCGTCGGCGGTCGTGGAGTCGTGCAGGTACGCGAGCGCACCCTTGGCCTGCTCGACGGCGATCCGGCCGGTCAGTGCGTCGTCGATCCGCTGGACGGCGGTCCGCACCGAGACGGGGTCCGCGTGGACGATGACGAGCATGGCGAGGTCGGCGAACGCCTGCAGGTGGACGGCCTGGGCGGCGTCGAAGTCGCCCGGCACGGTGCGCACGAGGCCCACGGCACCGAGCGGCTGGCCGCCCCAGCGCAGCGGCACGGCCAGGGCGGAGCAGACCCCCACAGTCTCCATCGCGGCCGTGAGGTCGGGCCACGGATGGGTCGTGCTCGAGATGTCGGGCATCGTGACGGGCCTGCCGTGCGTCCACGCCTCGAAGAGCGGACCCTCGGCGGCCTGGACGTCGTGCAGCGTGAGCAGGTCCTCGCGGTGGGACGACGACGTCAGGACCTCGAGGCGGTCGTGCCGGTCGGCGACGGCCACCGAGCACGCCACGGCGCCGAAGGCCTGCGTGACCTCCTCGAGCAGCGCGGTCAACGTTCCTGCGACGTCGTGGGGGATGACGAGTGAGGCCGACACCGTGGAGAGTGCGCGTGCCATGTCGCTCATCAGTCGCCTCCGATGCGAAAGTCCGTGTAGTCGATTCGACGCGCGATGACGTCGGCCGCCACCACGCTGACGTCCTTGTCGTGAGCGTACGCGTGCGCCCGGATCAGGGCGACGGCATCCTCCGGGCTGACTCCGAGCTGGGCGATCACCATGCCGCTCGCCTGGTGCAGCTGTGATCGTACCGACCACGCCTCCGTGTCGCTGGTGACCGGAGCGAGGACGCTCGAGTCCTGGAGCAGTGCGGTGCCGACGGCGTCGGCAACCTCCTGCACGGTCTCGAGCTCCTCCTCGAGCGGCCCGTGGGCGCGGTGCAGCGTCAGGACGCCGACGACGAGGCGACCGGGACGCATCGGGACGGACCAGATGGTGCCCTCGAGGTCGTTGCTCATCACGGCGAGGGCGGGCCAGTGGTCGGCGGAGACGTCGCCGAGGCGGACCGTGACCAGCTCGCCGGTACGGCTGGCCGTGAAGGCGGGGCCTTCTCCGGCGACCTCCTGGAGCTCCTCGTATCGCTGGGTCACGTCGTCGGTCGCGCACAGGAGCTCGTGCTTGGTGTTCAGGAGTGCGGCGGAGATCGATGCCCCGTCGGCGCCGACGACGATGCGGGCGGCCTCGCACAGGCGCGGAGCGACGTAGCTGGACTCGTCGAACGACGCGAGGAGCGAGGCGAACCGCACCAGTGCGTGCCGACTGTTGCCGAGCTCCATCGGAGACTCCTCACCCGCCGCGTCACGTCCCAGGAGGGTCGCACGTCTGACACGTATCCCTCATCATGACAGGAGGCGGCACAGGAGTCACGGCCCGACCCCGCCATCGGCCCGCACCTTCCAGGACGGTCGACTGGCGCGTCCGACCCGCATGGCTACGCTCGCCTGGTGGCTCTCTCCCGCGGCGTCCCCGACCCTCGGAACCGTCGTGCCTGAGGGGCACACCCTCCACCGCCTGGCCGGGCGCCTCACGAAGACCTTCGCCGGCGACCGGGTGCGCTCGAGCAGTCCGCAGGGCCGTTTCGTCGACGGAGCCGGCCGGCTCGACGGGCTGGTGCTCGCCGGTGCCGACGCGTGGGGCAAGCACCTGCTGGTGCGGTTCGAGGGCCTCGACGAGCAGGTGCACGTCCACCTCGGCCTCTACGGGGCGTTCCGGATCTCGAAGCACGCCGAGGGCGAGGTCCCCGAGGTGAAGGGCCAGGTGCGCTGGCGTCTCGAGGGCCCGGCGGAGTGGCCCACGCGCACGGCGGACCTGCGGGGTCCCACGGCGTGCGAGCTGCTGCTGCCCGGAGAGGTGGAGGCGCTCGTCGCGCGGCTCGGTCCCGACCCGTTGCGGGCGGACGCCGAGCCCGACCGCGCCTGGCAGCGGATCCACCGCTCGAGGGCGCCGATCGCGACCTTGCTCATGGACCAGTCGGTCGTCGCCGGCATCGGCAACGTGTACCGGGCGGAGGCACTGTTCCGGCACCGCATCGACCCGTTCCTGCCCGGCCGGGACCTGCCCGAGCCGATCTGGGACGCCCTCTGGGCCGACCTCGTCGCCCTGATGCGAGAGGGCGTGCGCAAGGGTCGGATCGACACCGTCCACGTGGCGCACGGCCCGGCCGTCATGGGTCGGCTCCCGCGACGCGACGACCACGGCGGCGAGGTCTAC is part of the Aeromicrobium sp. Leaf245 genome and harbors:
- a CDS encoding GAF and ANTAR domain-containing protein; protein product: MSDMARALSTVSASLVIPHDVAGTLTALLEEVTQAFGAVACSVAVADRHDRLEVLTSSSHREDLLTLHDVQAAEGPLFEAWTHGRPVTMPDISSTTHPWPDLTAAMETVGVCSALAVPLRWGGQPLGAVGLVRTVPGDFDAAQAVHLQAFADLAMLVIVHADPVSVRTAVQRIDDALTGRIAVEQAKGALAYLHDSTTADAYDLLRRRAEEAEVTLSEAAHIVLREAVQGRDDD
- a CDS encoding GAF and ANTAR domain-containing protein, which translates into the protein MELGNSRHALVRFASLLASFDESSYVAPRLCEAARIVVGADGASISAALLNTKHELLCATDDVTQRYEELQEVAGEGPAFTASRTGELVTVRLGDVSADHWPALAVMSNDLEGTIWSVPMRPGRLVVGVLTLHRAHGPLEEELETVQEVADAVGTALLQDSSVLAPVTSDTEAWSVRSQLHQASGMVIAQLGVSPEDAVALIRAHAYAHDKDVSVVAADVIARRIDYTDFRIGGD
- a CDS encoding Fpg/Nei family DNA glycosylase; this translates as MPEGHTLHRLAGRLTKTFAGDRVRSSSPQGRFVDGAGRLDGLVLAGADAWGKHLLVRFEGLDEQVHVHLGLYGAFRISKHAEGEVPEVKGQVRWRLEGPAEWPTRTADLRGPTACELLLPGEVEALVARLGPDPLRADAEPDRAWQRIHRSRAPIATLLMDQSVVAGIGNVYRAEALFRHRIDPFLPGRDLPEPIWDALWADLVALMREGVRKGRIDTVHVAHGPAVMGRLPRRDDHGGEVYVYRRDGRECYVCGDEVRTQVLAARNLFWCPTCQAAGTLGR